From the genome of Mycobacterium dioxanotrophicus, one region includes:
- a CDS encoding APC family permease — MTAERVAEARSADDEVRHSGYAPELKRTLGAYQTFAISFAFISVAVGIFATYGAVLQTAGPVGIWLWVLAALGQTLVALVVAQFAARIALSGSAYQWASRLANPKIGWWFGWLTFWFLTIGVVAMDNALASQALMPLFGMTPDENAARLITLGLLLVQTVLVFASTRLLGVVSSGAVGLEIAVLAVLVIGLGTAAATGSGTVGNLVSRGITADAPGYFAMGGGLMAGMIMGITTLVGFDSAANLAEEAKDPFRTVPFAIVASVVVSAVLGLVFVIILTIAITDISQVSNSASPVATIIDDQLGPVMQRILLAGIGFAMFSAGMVMLASCSRLAFAMARDARFPAHTVIRRVNRHTRTPIAATVLVLVVGAILMVALPGAALLQLIIGSTILPALIYGSITVLYLSVRKRLGRKAGAFSLGRFELPVAVAALVWVFFALLTLVSPRAALVPDLIVTGLILVGGLYFIQMFIFNRDVLDAEPGDPDEF, encoded by the coding sequence ATGACGGCTGAGCGCGTTGCCGAGGCCCGGTCGGCCGATGACGAGGTCCGACACTCTGGCTATGCACCGGAACTGAAACGAACCCTCGGCGCGTACCAGACGTTTGCGATCTCCTTCGCGTTCATCTCTGTGGCGGTCGGCATCTTCGCAACCTACGGCGCGGTGCTCCAGACTGCCGGGCCCGTGGGGATTTGGCTGTGGGTCCTCGCCGCGCTCGGACAGACGCTGGTCGCGCTGGTCGTCGCCCAGTTCGCCGCCCGCATCGCGCTCAGCGGGTCGGCGTATCAGTGGGCCTCGCGGCTGGCAAACCCGAAGATCGGATGGTGGTTCGGGTGGCTCACGTTCTGGTTCCTGACCATCGGCGTGGTCGCGATGGACAATGCGCTGGCGAGTCAGGCGCTCATGCCGCTGTTCGGTATGACGCCCGACGAGAACGCCGCACGGTTGATCACGTTGGGTCTGCTGCTCGTCCAGACGGTGCTCGTCTTCGCGTCGACCCGTTTGCTCGGCGTGGTCAGCTCTGGAGCTGTCGGGCTTGAGATCGCGGTGCTCGCCGTGCTGGTGATCGGACTGGGGACAGCCGCGGCCACCGGCAGCGGCACCGTGGGCAACCTCGTCTCACGTGGCATCACCGCCGACGCACCAGGCTATTTCGCCATGGGTGGCGGCCTGATGGCCGGGATGATCATGGGCATCACCACGCTGGTGGGCTTCGACTCCGCAGCCAATCTGGCCGAGGAGGCCAAAGACCCGTTCCGCACCGTGCCGTTCGCGATCGTCGCGTCGGTGGTGGTGTCGGCGGTGCTGGGGCTCGTATTCGTCATCATCCTCACCATCGCCATCACCGACATTTCCCAGGTGAGCAACAGCGCATCACCGGTGGCCACGATCATCGATGATCAACTGGGGCCGGTCATGCAGCGAATCCTTTTGGCGGGGATCGGCTTTGCGATGTTCAGTGCCGGCATGGTGATGCTGGCCTCATGTTCTCGCCTGGCGTTCGCCATGGCGCGCGACGCGCGGTTCCCCGCCCACACCGTGATCCGGCGCGTCAACCGGCACACGCGAACGCCCATCGCCGCCACCGTGCTCGTGCTCGTCGTCGGGGCCATCCTGATGGTCGCGTTGCCGGGCGCCGCACTGCTGCAACTGATCATCGGGTCGACCATCCTGCCCGCACTCATCTACGGTTCGATCACCGTGCTGTACCTGTCGGTGCGAAAACGGCTCGGCCGCAAGGCGGGTGCATTCAGCCTCGGACGCTTCGAGTTGCCCGTGGCGGTCGCGGCGCTCGTCTGGGTCTTTTTCGCCCTGCTGACGCTGGTGTCCCCTCGCGCGGCCCTGGTGCCTGATCTGATCGTGACCGGCCTGATCCTCGTCGGCGGCCTGTACTTCATCCAGATGTTCATCTTCAATCGCGACGTGCTGGACGCCGAACCGGGTGATCCCGATGAGTTCTGA
- a CDS encoding MFS transporter: MTRRWLALAVPSLGILLIGIDGTVLAVATPFISKSLGATATQVLWIGDIFSFVLAALLVTMGSLGDRIGHKKLLLCGATAFSFASAATAYAPSAELLIGARALLGVAGATLAPSTLALIRGLFPEPRERGVAIGIWASVFSAGTALGPVIAGLLLEHFWWGSVFLINVPAIVIVVAAGSVLLPEHRNPGPGPWDLRSVALSLIGVLGLVYALKEGVANGLRIDVALAAGVGAVALARFARRQLSLPVPLIDIRMFCDRAFSGVVVANLLSVLGLSGVTFFLSQFFQLVDGYSPLAAGLAELPAALAATVFGVLAGLAVRFWSPRTILTAGLALIGAALASLTSITPSTTYPQLGVALLVVGVGVGLAYTVSNDVLLAVVPAERTGAAAGISETACELGMALGIAVLGSIVADVYRGLTIPPGSLDGVAVHARDSLAAARLAAETLPQGPAHTLLTAAQAAFTDGLATAAGVGAALLLASAASVWLLLKPRAVPDSPVSQCMRTEP; the protein is encoded by the coding sequence ATGACGCGCCGTTGGCTGGCCCTGGCCGTGCCGAGCCTCGGAATTCTGCTGATCGGCATCGACGGCACGGTGCTGGCTGTGGCGACCCCCTTCATCAGCAAGAGCCTCGGAGCGACAGCGACGCAGGTGCTGTGGATCGGTGACATCTTCTCGTTCGTCTTGGCCGCCCTGCTCGTCACGATGGGCAGCCTCGGCGACCGGATCGGCCACAAGAAGCTTCTCCTGTGCGGTGCAACAGCTTTCAGCTTCGCATCGGCCGCGACGGCATACGCGCCGAGCGCCGAACTGTTGATCGGGGCACGGGCACTGCTGGGCGTCGCGGGCGCGACGCTGGCGCCGTCGACATTGGCGTTGATCCGCGGACTCTTCCCCGAACCGCGCGAACGCGGCGTGGCCATCGGCATCTGGGCGTCGGTGTTCTCCGCGGGCACCGCGCTCGGCCCGGTGATCGCGGGGCTTCTCTTGGAGCACTTCTGGTGGGGCTCGGTCTTTTTGATCAACGTGCCGGCGATCGTCATCGTCGTCGCCGCCGGCTCCGTATTGCTGCCCGAACACCGTAATCCCGGTCCCGGGCCGTGGGACCTACGCAGCGTCGCACTGTCCCTGATCGGTGTGCTCGGCCTGGTGTACGCGCTGAAGGAAGGTGTCGCCAACGGGCTGCGCATCGACGTTGCGCTGGCAGCCGGGGTCGGCGCCGTCGCGCTGGCACGGTTCGCCCGGCGCCAACTCAGCCTCCCCGTGCCGCTGATCGACATCCGAATGTTCTGCGATCGCGCGTTCTCCGGTGTCGTCGTCGCGAATCTGCTTTCGGTGCTGGGGCTTTCCGGCGTGACGTTCTTCCTGTCGCAGTTCTTCCAGCTCGTCGACGGGTACAGCCCGCTCGCCGCAGGACTCGCCGAGCTGCCCGCCGCGCTGGCTGCGACGGTGTTCGGTGTGCTGGCCGGGCTCGCCGTGCGGTTCTGGTCGCCACGCACGATCCTCACGGCCGGGCTGGCGCTGATCGGCGCGGCGCTCGCGTCGCTGACATCGATCACGCCGTCGACCACGTATCCCCAACTCGGGGTCGCGCTGCTGGTCGTCGGCGTCGGAGTCGGGCTGGCATACACCGTGTCGAACGATGTGCTGCTGGCCGTCGTACCCGCCGAGCGCACCGGCGCCGCGGCCGGAATCTCGGAAACCGCGTGCGAATTGGGGATGGCGCTCGGTATCGCGGTCCTCGGCTCGATCGTCGCCGACGTGTACCGCGGACTGACCATACCGCCTGGCTCCCTCGACGGCGTGGCTGTCCACGCCAGGGACTCGCTGGCCGCTGCGCGGCTCGCGGCCGAAACCCTGCCGCAAGGCCCGGCACACACCTTGCTGACCGCCGCGCAAGCCGCGTTCACCGACGGGCTGGCGACCGCCGCGGGTGTCGGTGCGGCACTCCTGCTGGCTTCGGCGGCATCGGTTTGGCTGCTGTTGAAACCGCGGGCGGTACCGGATTCGCCTGTTAGCCAGTGCATGCGGACGGAGCCGTAG
- a CDS encoding LuxR C-terminal-related transcriptional regulator — protein MAADGTELLAARDAYTRGDWRAAYDLFGRSQEHDLTTDDLSAYGMAAWRLGHGRRSMQLSEHAFNRLISAGETHNAAMKAVEVALQWFNGGDLTIARVWLNRARRLQDKEPDDQILAYVLYVDSLVAIDEGRNEVAAQLADELHQVTERLNLPGFNALCSTASGVSKIPFARTSEAFAQLDEAMMPVLADQVPVDWAGDIYCAVIYECHRLADLGRMKTWFEAMEQWRTGPQVSASWYGTTCEFHKMDLHSATKDYRQVEERLVNALAAMGDFPATAGKGYYELGEIRRRQGNIDGARTAFTRARELGREPQPGEALLRCHLGETAAAASDLRIGIDSEHDPINCVRLLPAAVEIALARDRIDEAEHYCAELEAAAEKFDSPGFRAWALQARGEVLVKQGRETEALPILQDALRRYRNTQCRYEMAQVYDVMAQARRACGDATGAESDTASAESIYQQLGAEPNRAASTEAPGGLTKREVEVLARIAAGASNREVAKQLFISEKTVGRHLANIYVKLGVSSRTAAAAWAHENKVLPTA, from the coding sequence ATGGCAGCAGACGGAACCGAACTCCTCGCCGCGCGCGATGCGTACACGCGCGGCGATTGGCGCGCAGCCTACGACTTGTTCGGCCGCAGCCAGGAACACGACCTGACCACCGACGACCTATCCGCGTACGGCATGGCGGCGTGGCGGCTGGGCCACGGCAGGCGCTCCATGCAACTCTCCGAGCACGCGTTCAACCGGCTGATCTCGGCCGGGGAAACGCACAACGCGGCGATGAAGGCCGTCGAGGTGGCCCTGCAGTGGTTCAACGGCGGCGACCTCACCATCGCCCGCGTCTGGCTCAACCGTGCACGTCGGCTGCAGGACAAGGAACCTGACGATCAGATCCTCGCGTACGTGCTCTACGTGGATTCCCTGGTCGCCATCGACGAAGGACGCAACGAGGTCGCCGCCCAGCTCGCCGACGAGCTCCATCAAGTGACCGAGCGCCTCAACTTACCCGGGTTCAACGCGCTGTGTTCGACCGCCAGCGGGGTCTCGAAGATTCCCTTCGCCCGCACCAGCGAGGCCTTCGCGCAGCTGGACGAGGCGATGATGCCGGTGCTGGCCGATCAGGTTCCGGTGGACTGGGCCGGGGACATCTATTGCGCGGTGATCTACGAGTGCCATCGGCTCGCGGATCTGGGCCGCATGAAGACCTGGTTCGAAGCCATGGAGCAGTGGCGCACCGGGCCGCAGGTCTCGGCGTCCTGGTACGGCACGACGTGCGAGTTCCACAAGATGGATCTGCACAGCGCCACAAAGGATTACCGGCAGGTCGAGGAGCGGCTGGTGAACGCTCTGGCCGCGATGGGCGACTTCCCGGCGACGGCGGGCAAGGGCTACTACGAACTCGGCGAGATCCGGCGCAGGCAGGGCAACATCGACGGTGCCCGCACCGCCTTCACCCGGGCCAGGGAACTGGGCCGCGAGCCCCAGCCCGGCGAGGCGCTGCTGCGGTGCCACCTCGGCGAGACCGCCGCTGCCGCAAGCGACTTGAGAATCGGGATCGACTCCGAGCACGACCCCATCAACTGTGTCCGGCTGCTGCCCGCGGCCGTCGAAATCGCGCTGGCCCGCGACCGTATCGACGAGGCGGAACACTACTGCGCCGAACTGGAGGCCGCCGCCGAGAAGTTCGACTCCCCCGGCTTCCGGGCATGGGCACTGCAGGCCCGTGGCGAGGTGCTGGTCAAACAGGGCCGCGAGACCGAGGCGTTACCCATCCTGCAAGACGCATTGCGGCGGTATCGGAACACCCAGTGCCGGTATGAGATGGCTCAGGTGTACGACGTGATGGCGCAAGCCCGCCGCGCGTGCGGTGACGCCACCGGTGCCGAATCGGACACGGCCAGCGCCGAATCGATCTATCAACAGCTCGGCGCCGAACCGAACCGGGCAGCCAGCACCGAGGCACCGGGCGGTCTCACCAAACGCGAAGTCGAGGTGCTCGCCCGCATCGCGGCCGGTGCGTCCAATCGTGAAGTCGCCAAACAGTTGTTCATCAGCGAGAAGACCGTCGGCCGGCACCTCGCGAACATCTACGTCAAGCTCGGCGTCTCATCACGGACCGCCGCGGCGGCGTGGGCGCATGAAAACAAGGTGCTGCCCACGGCCTGA
- a CDS encoding APC family permease, whose amino-acid sequence MTTLLDKPAATTAATAKDFCEESGYKSELKRSLSSFQMFAISFASVSVVIGIFATYSQVLKNSGPLGIWLFPIVAVGQILVALVFAQFAARIPLSGSSYQWASRLANPKIGWIFGWIAAWNIGLSPVAIDNALATQCLMPLFNMAPSETTGRVLTVVLLLIQAVIVIYSTRIVGWTNSLAVGVELAIVVVLGIALFAAVMLTGHGSTENLFSQGIAAGSTNYFAIGGGLMAAMIMGLSTLVGFEASANMAEEAKDAHRTVPRAIVGSVVAAAILGMFLIVALTVAIRDMGAASNSASPVAEIMNQQFGPALERPLLLVIAIAFFGAALVTIAGTSRIVFAMARDERFPAHRMFSRVNPHTRTPIPATLLVLALGVVVMLVMPGGALIQLITAGAIFNNIPYALTIVLYLVVRKKLGRKAGAFSLGRFEVPVAVVALAWVFIAIFVVSVSEATVTTFLIVGGLVLSGAVYLGYLLKCRREVLEREPGVQQF is encoded by the coding sequence GTGACGACCCTCCTGGACAAGCCGGCAGCCACCACCGCCGCAACGGCCAAGGACTTCTGCGAAGAGTCCGGTTACAAGTCCGAGCTGAAACGCTCGCTCAGTTCCTTCCAGATGTTCGCGATCTCGTTCGCGTCGGTGTCCGTGGTGATCGGTATCTTCGCCACCTACAGCCAGGTCCTGAAGAACTCGGGCCCGCTGGGCATCTGGCTCTTCCCGATCGTCGCGGTGGGGCAGATCCTGGTGGCCCTGGTGTTCGCGCAGTTCGCGGCGCGGATCCCGCTCAGCGGCTCGTCTTACCAGTGGGCGTCGCGGTTGGCCAACCCGAAGATCGGGTGGATCTTCGGCTGGATCGCGGCGTGGAACATCGGGCTGAGCCCGGTCGCAATCGACAACGCGCTGGCGACCCAATGTCTGATGCCGCTGTTCAACATGGCGCCGAGCGAGACCACCGGGCGCGTCCTCACGGTGGTACTGCTGTTGATCCAAGCCGTCATCGTGATCTACTCGACCCGCATCGTGGGCTGGACCAACTCGCTGGCCGTCGGTGTCGAACTGGCGATCGTCGTGGTGCTGGGCATCGCCCTGTTCGCCGCGGTCATGCTCACGGGCCACGGCTCGACCGAGAACCTCTTCTCGCAGGGCATCGCCGCAGGGTCGACGAACTACTTCGCCATCGGCGGCGGATTGATGGCAGCCATGATCATGGGCCTCTCGACGCTGGTCGGCTTCGAGGCCTCGGCGAACATGGCTGAGGAGGCCAAGGACGCGCACCGCACCGTTCCCCGGGCGATCGTCGGATCTGTTGTCGCCGCCGCCATCCTGGGAATGTTCCTCATCGTCGCACTGACCGTGGCCATCCGGGACATGGGCGCCGCCTCCAACAGCGCGTCGCCGGTCGCCGAGATCATGAACCAGCAGTTCGGTCCCGCTCTGGAACGGCCGCTGCTGCTGGTGATCGCGATCGCGTTCTTCGGCGCCGCGCTCGTCACCATCGCCGGGACCTCCCGCATCGTCTTCGCGATGGCCCGCGATGAGCGCTTCCCCGCACACCGGATGTTCAGCCGGGTCAATCCGCACACCCGCACCCCGATCCCGGCCACGCTGCTGGTGCTGGCCCTGGGTGTGGTGGTGATGCTGGTCATGCCGGGCGGAGCCCTGATCCAACTCATCACGGCAGGTGCGATCTTCAACAACATCCCCTACGCCCTGACCATCGTTCTCTACCTGGTGGTGCGCAAGAAGCTGGGACGCAAGGCAGGCGCTTTCAGCCTGGGGCGCTTCGAGGTTCCGGTCGCGGTGGTCGCGCTGGCCTGGGTCTTCATCGCGATCTTCGTGGTGAGCGTTTCCGAGGCGACGGTGACGACCTTCCTGATCGTGGGCGGCCTGGTTCTCTCCGGCGCGGTGTACCTGGGCTACCTGTTGAAGTGCCGGCGGGAGGTTCTTGAGCGCGAGCCCGGAGTCCAGCAGTTCTGA
- a CDS encoding glutamate ABC transporter substrate-binding protein translates to MRPRTGLLVLAATLLTGCATVQPLVQVPASLTTMPLPSGAEVAPSVSGASVESCDATASLRPSTAPAPTVEAIRRRGWVIVGIDQNTNPLSFRDPVTGELRGFLVDLSHEVARDLVGDPNKVDFRLLTEPERMPAVQNNTVDILTKATSITCPRAEQIAFSTVYFEGHQRLLVPRGSPVRGPADLAGKRVCSGLATTSIATVARVAPAATIVGVQNFDDCLVALQQGQVDAASTDDSLLVGMAGQDPNLEIVGPALENEPYGIGVNKSEEDLVRAVNASLERIRRDGTWEALYHKWFSMLGPASPPEPKYRD, encoded by the coding sequence ATGCGGCCCCGCACCGGGCTTCTCGTCCTCGCAGCGACACTGCTGACGGGATGCGCCACGGTGCAGCCGCTCGTCCAGGTACCGGCCTCGCTCACGACCATGCCGTTGCCGAGCGGTGCCGAGGTCGCACCGTCGGTTTCCGGTGCGTCGGTTGAAAGTTGTGATGCCACAGCCAGTCTGCGCCCGTCGACCGCGCCCGCACCCACGGTGGAGGCGATCCGCCGCCGCGGCTGGGTGATCGTCGGAATAGACCAGAACACCAATCCACTGAGCTTCCGTGACCCTGTGACCGGCGAACTGCGGGGCTTTCTCGTCGACCTCTCCCACGAAGTCGCCCGGGACCTGGTCGGTGATCCGAACAAGGTGGACTTCCGGCTGCTGACCGAACCGGAGCGGATGCCCGCGGTGCAGAACAACACCGTCGACATCCTGACCAAGGCGACCTCCATCACGTGCCCCCGCGCCGAACAGATCGCGTTCTCGACGGTGTACTTCGAAGGACACCAAAGGCTGCTGGTGCCACGGGGTTCGCCGGTGCGCGGGCCGGCCGATCTGGCAGGCAAGCGGGTGTGCTCCGGGCTGGCGACGACGTCCATCGCCACGGTCGCCCGGGTTGCTCCGGCGGCAACCATCGTGGGCGTGCAGAACTTCGACGACTGCCTGGTGGCACTTCAGCAGGGTCAGGTGGATGCGGCAAGCACCGACGATTCGCTTCTGGTCGGCATGGCCGGTCAGGATCCCAATCTGGAGATCGTCGGGCCCGCCCTGGAGAACGAACCCTACGGCATCGGGGTCAACAAGTCCGAGGAGGATCTGGTACGCGCGGTCAACGCCAGCCTGGAACGCATTCGGCGGGACGGGACATGGGAAGCGCTGTACCACAAGTGGTTCAGTATGCTCGGCCCGGCCAGTCCACCCGAACCGAAGTACCGGGACTGA
- a CDS encoding glutamate ABC transporter substrate-binding protein: MRAVTRLVVLAATAVTGCSTVQPLVEVPASLTTLPLPSGAAVASRVPGVPVESCDATASLRPSTEGGPTVEAIRQRGRLIVGIDQSTNLLSFRDPASGHLQGFDVDIAREVARDLTGDSAKVEFRLLTSIERISNLQNGTVDIVVKAMTITCARAEQIAFSTEYFDAHQRLLVPKDSPIQGPGDLAGKRVCSQVDTTSLATAARVAPAATLLGVQNWDDCLVAIQQGQTDAVTTDDSILAGMAVQDPNLHLVGPSLENEPYGIGVNKSREDLVRAVNASLDRIRRDGTWEALYRKWFNVLGVAPSPPEPRYRD; this comes from the coding sequence ATGCGCGCCGTCACCAGACTTGTCGTCCTGGCTGCGACAGCGGTGACGGGATGTTCCACAGTGCAGCCGCTTGTCGAGGTGCCTGCCTCGCTCACGACCCTGCCGCTGCCCAGTGGCGCTGCCGTGGCATCGCGGGTGCCCGGCGTACCCGTCGAGAGTTGCGATGCCACAGCGAGTTTGCGCCCATCAACGGAGGGCGGGCCGACCGTTGAGGCGATCAGGCAGCGCGGCAGGCTGATCGTGGGCATCGATCAGAGCACCAACCTGTTGAGCTTTCGCGATCCGGCGTCGGGCCACCTGCAGGGATTCGACGTCGACATCGCGCGCGAGGTGGCCCGTGACCTGACCGGTGACTCCGCCAAGGTGGAGTTCCGCTTGCTCACGTCGATCGAGCGGATCAGCAACCTGCAGAACGGGACCGTCGACATCGTCGTCAAGGCAATGACGATCACGTGCGCCCGCGCCGAGCAGATCGCGTTCTCCACAGAGTATTTCGATGCGCACCAGCGACTACTCGTACCGAAGGATTCGCCGATACAGGGGCCGGGTGATCTCGCGGGGAAACGGGTGTGCTCGCAGGTCGACACCACATCGTTGGCCACTGCCGCCCGGGTGGCGCCCGCGGCAACCTTGCTCGGCGTTCAGAACTGGGATGATTGCCTGGTGGCGATTCAGCAGGGGCAGACAGACGCAGTCACCACCGATGACTCGATCCTGGCAGGCATGGCCGTCCAGGATCCCAACCTGCACCTGGTCGGGCCCAGTTTGGAGAACGAACCCTACGGCATCGGGGTGAACAAATCCCGCGAGGACCTGGTCAGGGCGGTCAACGCCAGCCTCGACCGGATTCGGCGGGACGGGACATGGGAGGCGCTGTACCGCAAGTGGTTCAACGTTCTCGGTGTTGCGCCGAGTCCGCCGGAGCCGAGGTACCGGGATTGA